The DNA segment AATCCGAAAATCTCTCTAAGGGGAGATTCATCAAACGGGTAAATTTCAATCTTATTAACAACAAAAACGAGTTCTGATCCGTCTTCACCAGTAACTAGAATTTCATCGCCGTTTTTTAATTTTCCAATATCATAAAACACGGCAGGTCCATTTTTTCCGTCAACATGTCCTGCAATAACTGAGTTCCCAGGTTGACCTGGTTTATAGCCATTTTCGAACCAACCAGTCGACACAACATCATTGGGTACATCCATATCTCCATTTTCAAGCAATCCAGATGGACTAACTGTAGCATCCACATTAATAGCAGGAATCTGAAGACGAGAAGGAACAATACCTTGTCTTTCATCTTTTATGAGTTTAGAAGCAGTTAGTTTGCTATCACTTAAGGCTAAGTCTGGTTTTTGTGTAGAATCGGAGACTTCCTCACTGGAAGCCTCTTGCTTTTCTACAGTGGCCTCTGGTTCTGATGCTGCTTCTTGTGCTTGGCAAGCCGAGAGAAGCAGCGAGAGACCTAGAATGCTACTAAGTAATTTCTTCAAGTCATTACGCCTCGTTCGAACGTCTACGTAATGTATATGCGCCACCTAGACCTGCTGCTAATAAACCACCAAGTAGGAACCACTCATAAGACATTCCACTTTGATCTGCCGTACCACCCATACCTGTTTTAGGCATACCGTCTGGCATAGATTGTCCACTGAATTTATCTGGGAATTGATCTACGATTGTTTGAGATAAACCTGCTGAAGGCATTAACATATGCGCGTAAGATTGACGAAGTGAAGCGTAAGATGCTTCATAGTCACCAGCTTCATACTGATCAAATGCTGCTAATAACTGTGTAACATGTTCAGTAAGTCCAGCTTCAAGATCTGCAGCTGGTAAACGGTCTTCAGTTGCTGCTGCTAAGAATGCTGCTTGATCAACAACATATTCATCAAGTTCAGCCATTGCCTTGTCTTTACCAGCTTGGTCATCGTTAGCAGTAGCTGTTACGTAATCAACGAAGTAACCAATATGCGATTTCCAAATTTCTTCAAATGCCGCCCCGCCTTCTTCACCGTAAAAGGAAGCAACTGCTGCTGATAAATCGTCTGCATTTGCAAGTAAAGCTGCTGCAGATGCATCAAAGTCCGGATCTCCATCAATACCATTTTGCATAGTCATTACTGCTAAACCAGCGTGTTCTGTAAATACTTGGTCAAGTGTAGCACGTAGGTCAGCGGCAGGTGTAACAGCCATTGTTTTTTCAAATTTGTCAGGGAATTGATCAGTGATTGCAGTTGATAATCCAGCTGCTACCATTGTCATATGTTTAATTGCTTCACGTTCGTTCATGTAAGAAGTTTCATAATCACCAGCTACATAGCTGTCAAACGCCCATACTAATTGATCAACATGCATTTTTAATCCAGCTTCTAAGTCAGCTGCTTTTAAACGACCTTCAGTAGCTGTTTCTAAAAATGCTGCCTGTTCCACAATATATTTATCTAGTTCAGCTACTGCTTTATCTTTACCGGCTTGGTCATCGTTAGCTGTTGCTGTCGCATAATCAACGAAGTAACCAATGTGTGAGCTCCAGATTTCTTTAAATGCAACTCCTGCTTCTTCGCCATAGACTGAAGCAACTGCTGCAGTTAAGTCATCCGTGTTTTGACCAAGTGCGCCAGCTAATGCATCAAAATCTTCTGTGCCATCTGCACCTTTTTTCAATGTTTCAACTGCTAAGAAAGCATGTTCCGTGAATAAGTGACCTAATGCTGAACGAAGTTCTGATGCAGGAGTAGAGACGCTAGTATCCGCATTTGTTTCTGCTGCTTTACCTTCATGATCGTTAGCAAAAGCTGCTGTTGGAACCAGTAAACCCATTGATAAAGGAATTGCTAATAATGTGCGTTTTTTCATTTTAAATTCTCTCCTCTGTGTTTGTTTTATTTGATTTCGAATAGCTAACGAAGACAAATTCACTTTGGATCACTTTTTAAAAAGAAAAGATTAAAACGTATGGAATTAGGAGGAAATTGGTTGGTTGCCCCAGTGAGCGTGAAAGTTGTCCCATTCAGACCAAAAGTTGCCTCAGTGAGCATGAAAGTTGTCCCATTCAGACCAAAAGTTGCCCCAGTGAGCGTGAAAGTTGCCCCATTCAGACCAAAAGTTGCCCCAGTGAGCATGAAAACAGCCATCTAGTCCCATTCATAAAACAAAAAAATTGAGTGGGCATGAAAACCCCACTCAATTCTTCGTTTTATTAAAATTCTGATGCCATTAATACATTGCCTAATGGTGATTTACTTTCGGCATTTGGTTCGTGAGAGACAGCTACTTGCGACCAATCTTTATTCAAACCTTCAGGTAGTGTAAAGACAACTGCTCCGTCTTGTGAATCCGATTTAAATGTTCCTGCTCTGATTGGGCCATTCTCATCAATCAACCAAACTTGATATACTTCGTCATTTGACAGTGCTGGTAAGGAACTTGCCTGTACGACAACGCGTGTTTCATCTCCGTGTTTCACAATGGAAGCTGTACCAGTAGCATCTCCATCAACAGGACTCAAATTTACGAATGCAAGCAATTGATCGACTGTTTCATTTTGAGCCACGATATCATCTTGCTGGTTTTTTACAATGGAAGCTAAGAATATATTAGCACCAACTGAAAGCATCAATGCAGCAGCTACAGCAGGTAACCAAGAAAAGCTTCTATTCTTTTTTATAGGTTTAGGTGTAACCTTTTCACTTGAAACGATAGGTGTAACTGGTGTTTTTTCTTTTTCAAGTTCTTCTTCAAAGACTGTATTAAGTATCCGTGCTT comes from the Paenisporosarcina antarctica genome and includes:
- a CDS encoding copper amine oxidase, yielding MKKRTLLAIPLSMGLLVPTAAFANDHEGKAAETNADTSVSTPASELRSALGHLFTEHAFLAVETLKKGADGTEDFDALAGALGQNTDDLTAAVASVYGEEAGVAFKEIWSSHIGYFVDYATATANDDQAGKDKAVAELDKYIVEQAAFLETATEGRLKAADLEAGLKMHVDQLVWAFDSYVAGDYETSYMNEREAIKHMTMVAAGLSTAITDQFPDKFEKTMAVTPAADLRATLDQVFTEHAGLAVMTMQNGIDGDPDFDASAAALLANADDLSAAVASFYGEEGGAAFEEIWKSHIGYFVDYVTATANDDQAGKDKAMAELDEYVVDQAAFLAAATEDRLPAADLEAGLTEHVTQLLAAFDQYEAGDYEASYASLRQSYAHMLMPSAGLSQTIVDQFPDKFSGQSMPDGMPKTGMGGTADQSGMSYEWFLLGGLLAAGLGGAYTLRRRSNEA
- a CDS encoding class F sortase, with translation MKKLLSSILGLSLLLSACQAQEAASEPEATVEKQEASSEEVSDSTQKPDLALSDSKLTASKLIKDERQGIVPSRLQIPAINVDATVSPSGLLENGDMDVPNDVVSTGWFENGYKPGQPGNSVIAGHVDGKNGPAVFYDIGKLKNGDEILVTGEDGSELVFVVNKIEIYPFDESPLREIFGFSNGSRLNLITCTGEYNKDGSFYEDRLVVYTTLKTA
- a CDS encoding anti-sigma factor, which gives rise to MDRQMCDQLVDYFNGQLSEVEKHAFEKHLSTCEDCQIELAEWQALTDDLPYVSATINPPEGMKARILNTVFEEELEKEKTPVTPIVSSEKVTPKPIKKNRSFSWLPAVAAALMLSVGANIFLASIVKNQQDDIVAQNETVDQLLAFVNLSPVDGDATGTASIVKHGDETRVVVQASSLPALSNDEVYQVWLIDENGPIRAGTFKSDSQDGAVVFTLPEGLNKDWSQVAVSHEPNAESKSPLGNVLMASEF